One genomic segment of Candidatus Fukatsuia endosymbiont of Tuberolachnus salignus includes these proteins:
- the murJ gene encoding murein biosynthesis integral membrane protein MurJ translates to MNLLKSLAAVSSMTLFSRVLGFARDAVIARVFGAGMATDAFFVAFKLPNLLRRIFAEGAFSQAFVPLLAEYKNQQGEEATRTFVAYVAGLLTLVLVVVTLLGMLAAPWIIFITAPGFVDTADKFALTSSLLRITFPYILLISLSSLVAAILNTWNRFSIPAFAPSFLNISMIGFALFAAPYFDPPVLVLAWAVVLGGVLQLGYQLPYLKKVGMLVLPRLDLRNTGVWRVMRQMVPAIFGVSVSQISLIINTIFASFLVSGSVSWMYYADRLMEFPAGVLGVALGTILLPALAKSFSTGNDDEYSRLMDWGLRLCFLLALPSALALGIIAKPLTVALFQYGNFSAFDALMTQHALVAYSVGLMGLIVVKVLAPGFYSRQDIKTPVKIAVITLIMTQIMNLIFITPLQHAGLSLSIGLGACLNASLLYWQLRKQKIFHPQPGWLLFLGKLLVAVLIMCAVLLTVLGLMPPWDSGGMVYRLLRLSAVVLVGAGSYFAVLGLLGFRLRDFMGSRSF, encoded by the coding sequence ATGAATTTATTGAAGTCATTGGCAGCCGTTAGTTCTATGACCCTGTTCTCACGTGTATTGGGTTTTGCTCGTGATGCCGTCATAGCGCGGGTATTTGGTGCAGGTATGGCCACGGATGCATTTTTTGTCGCATTTAAATTACCTAATTTATTACGCCGTATTTTCGCCGAAGGTGCCTTTTCGCAGGCTTTTGTGCCTCTCTTGGCTGAATATAAAAACCAGCAAGGAGAGGAGGCAACACGTACTTTTGTGGCTTATGTCGCTGGATTATTAACTTTAGTGTTGGTTGTGGTTACACTGCTGGGTATGTTAGCAGCACCTTGGATTATTTTTATTACTGCCCCTGGGTTTGTCGATACGGCGGATAAATTTGCATTGACCTCTTCGTTGTTACGTATTACTTTTCCTTATATCTTATTGATTTCTCTTTCCTCATTGGTTGCCGCCATTTTAAATACTTGGAACCGTTTTTCTATCCCAGCCTTTGCCCCTAGTTTTTTGAATATCAGTATGATTGGTTTTGCCTTGTTTGCCGCTCCTTATTTTGATCCACCGGTTTTAGTGTTGGCATGGGCAGTAGTATTAGGCGGCGTACTGCAATTAGGCTATCAGTTACCCTATTTGAAAAAAGTGGGGATGTTGGTTTTACCGCGGTTAGATCTACGTAATACCGGTGTTTGGCGGGTAATGAGGCAAATGGTGCCGGCTATCTTCGGTGTTTCTGTTAGCCAGATTTCGTTGATCATCAATACCATTTTTGCTTCTTTTTTGGTTTCTGGCTCGGTTTCTTGGATGTATTACGCTGACCGTTTGATGGAGTTTCCAGCAGGTGTATTAGGTGTAGCATTAGGCACTATTTTGTTGCCTGCGTTAGCTAAAAGTTTTTCTACCGGCAATGATGATGAATATTCCCGTTTGATGGATTGGGGATTACGGCTCTGTTTTTTGCTAGCGCTGCCCAGTGCCCTTGCCTTGGGGATCATCGCTAAACCTCTCACGGTGGCATTATTCCAGTACGGTAACTTTAGCGCGTTTGATGCGTTGATGACCCAACACGCGTTGGTGGCTTATTCTGTGGGTTTGATGGGATTGATTGTAGTAAAGGTACTGGCACCGGGATTTTATTCACGGCAGGATATTAAAACACCGGTCAAAATCGCTGTGATCACCTTGATTATGACGCAGATAATGAATTTGATTTTTATTACACCCTTACAACATGCCGGGTTGTCGTTGTCTATTGGGTTGGGAGCGTGCTTAAATGCCAGCTTATTGTATTGGCAATTACGTAAACAAAAGATTTTTCATCCACAACCTGGTTGGTTGCTATTTCTAGGCAAATTGTTGGTCGCAGTATTGATCATGTGTGCGGTGTTGCTAACAGTATTAGGGTTAATGCCGCCTTGGGATAGCGGCGGCATGGTGTATCGGTTATTGCGTTTGTCCGCAGTGGTGCTAGTGGGCGCGGGATCGTATTTTGCCGTGTTGGGATTGTTAGGCTTTAGGCTGCGTGATTTTATGGGTTCACGGTCTTTCTAA
- a CDS encoding lipoprotein, whose amino-acid sequence MLTVVWTITACKPLMQYSISEQEINKYLQQHNNYEKKIGIPGLVDAQITLSQLQSQIGRTVSDKIQLTGNAKVAITSLLGLQNADITLTLIAKPQFDRDKGAIFLKDLALTDYTVKPEEMDAVMKMLTPYLNQSLKSYFNQYPAYVLNADNSIVEMLAQKLAKGLEIKPGQLVIPFKD is encoded by the coding sequence ATGCTGACAGTGGTGTGGACAATCACCGCGTGCAAGCCACTCATGCAATACAGTATCAGTGAGCAGGAAATCAATAAATACCTGCAACAGCATAATAATTATGAAAAAAAAATTGGCATTCCGGGTCTGGTCGATGCGCAAATCACCCTAAGCCAACTACAAAGTCAGATCGGTCGCACTGTATCAGATAAAATCCAGCTAACCGGCAATGCCAAAGTGGCTATCACTTCACTTTTAGGGCTGCAAAATGCGGATATCACTTTGACGCTGATAGCTAAACCTCAATTTGATCGCGACAAAGGCGCCATTTTTCTCAAAGATTTGGCGCTAACTGATTACACCGTCAAACCGGAAGAAATGGACGCCGTGATGAAGATGTTAACCCCTTATCTCAATCAATCGCTAAAATCCTATTTTAATCAATACCCCGCTTATGTGCTAAATGCAGATAACAGTATCGTTGAAATGCTCGCCCAAAAATTGGCTAAAGGACTGGAAATAAAACCCGGCCAACTCGTGATCCCATTTAAGGACTAA
- a CDS encoding 3-deoxy-7-phosphoheptulonate synthase, producing the protein MPKTDELRTARIDSLITPQQLANKLPISDSVANSVELSRKRIENILTGEDRRLLVVVGPCSIHDPIAAIDYAEQLNQLRKQHQKRLEIVMRTYFEKPRTVVGWKGMISDPLLNGSYQVNLGIERAREFLLAVNQLGLPTATEFLDMVTGQYIADLISWAAIGARTSESQIHREMASALSCPVGFKNGTDGNIHIAIDAVRAAQASHVFLSPDKQGQMTIYQTHGNPYSHIVLRGGKKPNYHQADIATVCKHLQKFKLAPHLVVDFSHGNCQKMHRNQLNVADSINQQIRSGSSAIVGVMVESFLVEGTQNMLTGQPLAYGQSVTDPCLGWEDTRDLLNKLADAVTARFTLSDFIKE; encoded by the coding sequence ATGCCCAAAACAGATGAACTGCGGACCGCGCGCATCGACAGTTTGATCACGCCACAACAGCTAGCAAACAAATTGCCGATTTCTGACAGTGTCGCAAATAGCGTAGAGCTGTCACGTAAACGAATTGAGAATATTCTGACAGGGGAAGATCGTCGCCTGTTAGTCGTGGTGGGTCCTTGCTCTATTCATGATCCCATCGCTGCTATCGACTATGCAGAGCAACTTAATCAGCTACGGAAACAACATCAAAAACGGTTAGAAATCGTCATGCGTACCTATTTTGAGAAACCACGTACCGTCGTCGGCTGGAAGGGTATGATTTCCGATCCACTCCTCAACGGCAGTTATCAAGTCAATTTAGGTATCGAACGAGCACGAGAATTTTTGCTGGCTGTCAATCAACTCGGTTTGCCAACCGCGACAGAATTTTTAGACATGGTGACTGGACAGTATATTGCTGATCTGATTAGCTGGGCGGCGATTGGCGCTCGCACCAGCGAAAGCCAGATCCACCGTGAAATGGCTTCCGCTCTTTCCTGCCCTGTCGGTTTTAAAAACGGTACTGATGGCAATATTCATATTGCTATCGATGCCGTCCGCGCCGCACAAGCCAGCCATGTATTCCTCTCGCCAGACAAGCAGGGTCAAATGACCATCTACCAAACTCATGGCAATCCATATAGCCATATTGTTCTGCGTGGTGGAAAAAAGCCAAACTATCATCAGGCAGACATTGCAACGGTTTGCAAACATTTGCAGAAATTTAAACTCGCGCCACATCTCGTAGTAGATTTCAGTCACGGCAATTGCCAAAAAATGCACCGTAACCAATTAAATGTGGCGGATAGCATTAATCAGCAGATCCGCTCAGGCTCTTCGGCTATCGTTGGTGTCATGGTCGAAAGTTTCCTTGTGGAAGGCACTCAAAATATGCTCACTGGACAACCCTTGGCATATGGGCAATCCGTTACTGATCCCTGTCTCGGTTGGGAAGACACCCGAGATCTGTTAAATAAATTAGCTGATGCGGTCACTGCTCGCTTTACGTTGAGCGACTTCATCAAGGAATGA